The Labrenzia sp. CE80 genome window below encodes:
- a CDS encoding OmpA family protein, whose product MKFNTPLPTGLATFAVVFGLGLSAVNAQTALSRNEIVNSLQGAQAKVDISADDLRKQALEHIKKYPGDNSTEVLPLAAKLAQLRQFNVEITFDFDSDRIRPESYETVGIIADALHTPYLMGQTFFVVGHTDAKGDREYNLNLSQRRADAIRDALVTTFRVPAGQLEAVGLGEEQLRDPSKPDAEINRRVQLINVGF is encoded by the coding sequence ATGAAATTTAATACTCCACTGCCCACGGGACTGGCGACCTTTGCGGTTGTCTTCGGACTGGGTCTCTCCGCCGTCAATGCTCAGACCGCCCTTTCGCGCAACGAGATCGTCAATTCTCTTCAAGGTGCTCAGGCGAAGGTGGATATCAGCGCCGACGATCTGCGTAAGCAGGCGCTCGAGCACATCAAGAAGTATCCTGGCGATAACTCGACCGAAGTATTGCCACTGGCGGCGAAACTGGCACAACTGCGCCAGTTCAACGTCGAGATCACGTTCGACTTCGACTCGGATCGGATTCGTCCTGAATCCTACGAGACGGTGGGGATCATCGCCGATGCCCTGCACACGCCATATCTGATGGGCCAGACCTTTTTTGTGGTCGGCCATACGGATGCCAAGGGGGATCGGGAATACAATCTGAATCTTTCCCAGCGCCGCGCCGACGCCATTCGCGACGCTCTTGTAACGACGTTCCGGGTTCCCGCAGGCCAGCTTGAAGCCGTTGGTTTGGGCGAAGAGCAGCTTCGTGACCCTTCCAAGCCGGACGCCGAGATCAACCGGCGCGTCCAGCTGATCAACGTCGGCTTCTGA